The following coding sequences are from one Triticum urartu cultivar G1812 unplaced genomic scaffold, Tu2.1 TuUngrouped_contig_3838, whole genome shotgun sequence window:
- the LOC125527425 gene encoding transcription factor bHLH167-like isoform X4 — protein sequence MKLVAACTSMEVKAKPARTSARGGTAVPVEKKQLERERRQRMKALCEKLASCIPKEYFPHSDTMTQLGNLDVAASYIKKLKERVDELQQKKTSAEAISTLLGVSGISTATITATTSSGAGSPEEGEKIEASPPVVEVRQSDDASMEVRLICSTERPIKLHEVITILEEEGAVIINANHYVAAHAFSTRIGIDVSRISERLGALV from the exons ATGAAGCTCGTAGCTGCCTGCACCTCG ATGGAGGTGAAGGCAAAGCCGGCGAGGACCAGCGCGAGGGGCGGCACGGCGGTACCGGTGGAGAAGAAGCAgttggagagggagaggaggcagcgcatgaaggcGCTCTGTGAGAAGCTCGCGTCCTGCATCCCAAAAGAATACTTCCCCCACTCT GATACAATGACCCAGCTAGGCAACCTGGATGTGGCGGCATCATACATCAAGAAGCTCAAGGAACGGGTCGATGAGCTACAACAGAAGAAGACCTCTGCAGAAGCCATCTCTACCTTACTAGGAGTTAGTGGCATCTCGACGGCCACTATCACCGCTACCACGAGCAGCGGTGCAGGGTCACCAGAAGAAGGGGAAAAAATTGAGGCATCACCACCGGTAGTGGAGGTGCGGCAATCTGACGATGCAAGTATGGAGGTGAGGCTGATATGCAGCACGGAGAGGCCTATCAAGCTCCATGAGGTGATCACCATCCTTGAGGAAGAAGGGGCCGTCATCATCAACGCTAATCACTATGTTGCTGCCCAC GCCTTCAGCACTAGAATTGGCATAGATGTTTCGAGAATTTCGGAACGACTGGGAGCATTGGTATGA
- the LOC125527425 gene encoding transcription factor bHLH168-like isoform X2 codes for MKLVAACTSMEVKAKPARTSARGGTAVPVEKKQLERERRQRMKALCEKLASCIPKEYFPHSDTMTQLGNLDVAASYIKKLKERVDELQQKKTSAEAISTLLGVSGISTATITATTSSGAGSPEEGEKIEASPPVVEVRQSDDASMEVRLICSTERPIKLHEVITILEEEGAVIINANHYVAAHVIFYTIHSRAFSTRIGIDVSRISERLGALV; via the exons ATGAAGCTCGTAGCTGCCTGCACCTCG ATGGAGGTGAAGGCAAAGCCGGCGAGGACCAGCGCGAGGGGCGGCACGGCGGTACCGGTGGAGAAGAAGCAgttggagagggagaggaggcagcgcatgaaggcGCTCTGTGAGAAGCTCGCGTCCTGCATCCCAAAAGAATACTTCCCCCACTCT GATACAATGACCCAGCTAGGCAACCTGGATGTGGCGGCATCATACATCAAGAAGCTCAAGGAACGGGTCGATGAGCTACAACAGAAGAAGACCTCTGCAGAAGCCATCTCTACCTTACTAGGAGTTAGTGGCATCTCGACGGCCACTATCACCGCTACCACGAGCAGCGGTGCAGGGTCACCAGAAGAAGGGGAAAAAATTGAGGCATCACCACCGGTAGTGGAGGTGCGGCAATCTGACGATGCAAGTATGGAGGTGAGGCTGATATGCAGCACGGAGAGGCCTATCAAGCTCCATGAGGTGATCACCATCCTTGAGGAAGAAGGGGCCGTCATCATCAACGCTAATCACTATGTTGCTGCCCACGTAATATTCTACACTATACACTCCCGG GCCTTCAGCACTAGAATTGGCATAGATGTTTCGAGAATTTCGGAACGACTGGGAGCATTGGTATGA
- the LOC125527425 gene encoding transcription factor bHLH167-like isoform X1 has protein sequence MKLVAACTSMEVKAKPARTSARGGTAVPVEKKQLERERRQRMKALCEKLASCIPKEYFPHSDTMTQLGNLDVAASYIKKLKERVDELQQKKTSAEAISTLLGVSGISTATITATTSSGAGSPEEGEKIEASPPVVEVRQSDDASMEVRLICSTERPIKLHEVITILEEEGAVIINANHYVAAHVIFYTIHSRVCTYVAIRNAQTSPRIQVSTNN, from the exons ATGAAGCTCGTAGCTGCCTGCACCTCG ATGGAGGTGAAGGCAAAGCCGGCGAGGACCAGCGCGAGGGGCGGCACGGCGGTACCGGTGGAGAAGAAGCAgttggagagggagaggaggcagcgcatgaaggcGCTCTGTGAGAAGCTCGCGTCCTGCATCCCAAAAGAATACTTCCCCCACTCT GATACAATGACCCAGCTAGGCAACCTGGATGTGGCGGCATCATACATCAAGAAGCTCAAGGAACGGGTCGATGAGCTACAACAGAAGAAGACCTCTGCAGAAGCCATCTCTACCTTACTAGGAGTTAGTGGCATCTCGACGGCCACTATCACCGCTACCACGAGCAGCGGTGCAGGGTCACCAGAAGAAGGGGAAAAAATTGAGGCATCACCACCGGTAGTGGAGGTGCGGCAATCTGACGATGCAAGTATGGAGGTGAGGCTGATATGCAGCACGGAGAGGCCTATCAAGCTCCATGAGGTGATCACCATCCTTGAGGAAGAAGGGGCCGTCATCATCAACGCTAATCACTATGTTGCTGCCCACGTAATATTCTACACTATACACTCCCGGGTATGTACATATGTTGCAATACGTAATGCACAAACAAGTCCTAGGATTCAGGTTTCGACCAATAATTAA
- the LOC125527425 gene encoding transcription factor bHLH167-like isoform X3 translates to MEVKAKPARTSARGGTAVPVEKKQLERERRQRMKALCEKLASCIPKEYFPHSDTMTQLGNLDVAASYIKKLKERVDELQQKKTSAEAISTLLGVSGISTATITATTSSGAGSPEEGEKIEASPPVVEVRQSDDASMEVRLICSTERPIKLHEVITILEEEGAVIINANHYVAAHVIFYTIHSRVCTYVAIRNAQTSPRIQVSTNN, encoded by the exons ATGGAGGTGAAGGCAAAGCCGGCGAGGACCAGCGCGAGGGGCGGCACGGCGGTACCGGTGGAGAAGAAGCAgttggagagggagaggaggcagcgcatgaaggcGCTCTGTGAGAAGCTCGCGTCCTGCATCCCAAAAGAATACTTCCCCCACTCT GATACAATGACCCAGCTAGGCAACCTGGATGTGGCGGCATCATACATCAAGAAGCTCAAGGAACGGGTCGATGAGCTACAACAGAAGAAGACCTCTGCAGAAGCCATCTCTACCTTACTAGGAGTTAGTGGCATCTCGACGGCCACTATCACCGCTACCACGAGCAGCGGTGCAGGGTCACCAGAAGAAGGGGAAAAAATTGAGGCATCACCACCGGTAGTGGAGGTGCGGCAATCTGACGATGCAAGTATGGAGGTGAGGCTGATATGCAGCACGGAGAGGCCTATCAAGCTCCATGAGGTGATCACCATCCTTGAGGAAGAAGGGGCCGTCATCATCAACGCTAATCACTATGTTGCTGCCCACGTAATATTCTACACTATACACTCCCGGGTATGTACATATGTTGCAATACGTAATGCACAAACAAGTCCTAGGATTCAGGTTTCGACCAATAATTAA